Proteins encoded by one window of Streptomyces sp. LX-29:
- a CDS encoding sugar phosphate isomerase/epimerase, which yields MTEPVVRIPDAKVALSTASVYPESTATAFEIAARLGYDGVEVMVWTDPVSQDIESLRRLSDYHGVPILAVHAPCLLITQRVWSTDPWVKLQRARAAAEKLGASTVVVHPPFRWQRSYARDFVRGIWRMGDETDVRFAVENMYPWRYRDREMLAYAPDWDVTKEDYRHFTVDLSHTATARTDPLAMVDRMGDRLAHIHLADGAGSNKDEHLVPGRGIMPCAELLERLAVTGFDGHVVIEVNTRRAMSSAEREADLAEALAFTRLHLASPTRVSGGS from the coding sequence GTGACAGAGCCAGTGGTGCGCATCCCGGATGCGAAGGTCGCGCTGTCCACAGCCTCGGTCTACCCCGAGTCGACGGCGACGGCCTTCGAGATCGCCGCCCGCCTGGGCTACGACGGCGTCGAGGTGATGGTGTGGACCGACCCGGTCAGCCAGGACATCGAGTCGCTGCGCCGGCTCTCCGACTACCACGGGGTGCCGATTCTGGCCGTGCACGCCCCCTGCCTGCTGATCACCCAGCGGGTGTGGTCCACCGACCCGTGGGTGAAGCTCCAGCGGGCCCGCGCGGCCGCCGAGAAGCTGGGCGCGTCCACGGTCGTGGTGCACCCGCCGTTCCGTTGGCAGCGCTCGTACGCCCGGGACTTCGTGCGCGGCATCTGGCGGATGGGCGATGAGACCGATGTGCGCTTCGCGGTCGAGAACATGTACCCCTGGCGCTACCGCGACCGCGAGATGCTGGCGTACGCGCCCGACTGGGACGTCACCAAGGAGGACTACCGCCACTTCACGGTCGACCTCTCGCACACCGCGACCGCCCGCACCGACCCGCTGGCCATGGTCGACCGGATGGGCGACCGGCTCGCCCACATCCACCTCGCCGACGGCGCCGGCTCCAACAAGGACGAGCACCTGGTGCCCGGGCGCGGCATCATGCCCTGCGCGGAGTTGCTGGAGCGGCTGGCGGTCACCGGCTTCGACGGCCATGTGGTGATCGAGGTCAACACCCGGCGGGCGATGTCGAGCGCCGAGCGTGAGGCCGATCTGGCGGAGGCGTTGGCCTTCACCCGGCTGCACCTGGCCTCCCCGACGCGCGTATCGGGGGGATCATGA
- a CDS encoding sigma-70 family RNA polymerase sigma factor: protein MSRTPEQSTQVTGAHRAQNRPPRAASARPSHPPTRYEPYLDGLFTYCLSVLCDHDAATTALGEALAVAERRRERGRPGRGRSAGRGARAARDDRAGPAVRTDALAGSELHRSWLYALARWSCLRVLADLRAAPPSADGAPGGTTSAAWIGSYGAYGSYGAFGACASDAAALGARQGRRPADDAPAGPGGVPRGVGMTSRPAASDAVDCAPDSITSDSASDSVTDSITEPFATGLHPPFAGERARAGGAGATASGALWTPREAVPMPCEADPTSLREPGASPRETGVPPRHDLAERRGRELATLAWPEAAGTTAEQREALELAVRHQLSPQEVAAVLGREPDDTRTLLSSAACEVERTRAALAVVELGQCPVVARLAGDSQVLLSAALRRELVRHVDDCRTCRHRAERATARGPWPGTAAAPAALPVMEAPRAAVHAAMLGAQRTRPARAGAWPRFDRLGFPLDPKDRGARRSRLRSRAVTTTIVATVIAAPVLALWAAYREAPMTGADRDPESISAHDGDAFAGEGLDGPYDPYENAGSARDGEGQRLRASRRDSDVSVEVISVNGRRYAFDQDAEAGPDGGPDHGDGSEPGGRTPAPPRAPGSEGVPTPGGPDGGPGPSEPDRPIPGPGRLTVDAQPSGDTTLITLTASGGSAVRWSASANAPWLRLSQSAGELRPGESTTITVSVDHAHEPVGPWSARISVAPAGAVVVIEGRGTAPEPEPEPTPVPGTPDPTPTPTPGTPSTGDPGEPVSASG, encoded by the coding sequence GTGAGCAGAACGCCCGAGCAATCGACGCAGGTCACCGGCGCACACCGGGCGCAGAACCGCCCCCCTCGCGCCGCCTCCGCGCGCCCTTCACACCCCCCGACGCGCTACGAGCCCTATCTGGACGGACTGTTCACGTACTGCCTGTCCGTGCTCTGCGACCACGACGCCGCCACCACCGCCCTCGGCGAGGCCCTCGCCGTCGCGGAGCGGCGGCGGGAGCGGGGCCGGCCGGGCCGGGGCCGATCGGCCGGCCGCGGGGCCCGAGCCGCTCGCGACGACCGCGCCGGGCCGGCTGTGCGGACCGACGCGCTCGCCGGCAGCGAGCTGCACCGGTCCTGGCTCTACGCCCTCGCCCGCTGGTCCTGTCTGCGCGTCCTCGCCGACCTGCGGGCCGCCCCGCCGTCCGCCGACGGCGCTCCGGGAGGTACGACGTCGGCCGCCTGGATCGGCTCATACGGGGCCTATGGGTCATACGGGGCGTTCGGCGCGTGCGCGTCCGACGCGGCCGCGCTCGGCGCCCGGCAGGGGCGCCGCCCGGCCGATGACGCGCCGGCCGGCCCCGGGGGCGTGCCGCGGGGCGTCGGCATGACGTCACGGCCCGCCGCGAGCGACGCCGTCGACTGCGCCCCCGATTCCATCACCTCCGACTCCGCCTCTGACTCCGTCACCGACTCGATCACCGAGCCGTTCGCGACCGGCCTCCACCCGCCTTTCGCCGGTGAGCGTGCGCGCGCTGGCGGCGCGGGCGCGACCGCGAGCGGGGCGCTTTGGACGCCGCGCGAGGCGGTTCCGATGCCGTGCGAGGCTGACCCGACGTCCTTGCGCGAGCCCGGCGCGAGCCCGCGCGAAACCGGCGTGCCTCCGCGCCACGACCTCGCCGAGCGGCGCGGGCGCGAGCTGGCCACGCTGGCCTGGCCGGAGGCCGCGGGCACCACGGCCGAGCAGCGCGAGGCCCTGGAGCTCGCGGTGCGCCATCAGCTCTCGCCGCAGGAGGTCGCGGCCGTCCTCGGCCGCGAGCCGGACGACACCCGGACACTGCTGTCCAGCGCGGCGTGCGAGGTGGAGCGCACCCGCGCGGCGCTCGCCGTGGTGGAGCTGGGGCAGTGCCCCGTCGTCGCCCGGCTCGCCGGCGACAGTCAGGTGCTGCTCTCCGCCGCGCTCCGCCGCGAGCTCGTACGCCACGTCGACGACTGCCGCACTTGTCGCCACCGGGCGGAGCGGGCCACCGCGCGGGGCCCCTGGCCCGGCACGGCGGCGGCGCCGGCCGCCCTGCCCGTGATGGAAGCGCCTCGGGCCGCCGTGCACGCGGCGATGCTGGGCGCCCAGCGCACGCGTCCGGCGCGCGCCGGAGCATGGCCGAGGTTCGACCGGCTCGGCTTCCCCCTCGACCCCAAGGACCGCGGCGCGCGGCGCAGCCGCCTGCGCAGCCGCGCGGTCACCACGACCATCGTCGCCACCGTCATCGCGGCCCCGGTGCTCGCCCTGTGGGCGGCCTATCGCGAGGCACCGATGACCGGCGCGGACCGCGACCCCGAGTCGATCTCCGCTCACGACGGGGACGCCTTCGCCGGGGAGGGCCTGGACGGCCCCTACGACCCGTACGAGAACGCGGGCAGCGCGCGCGACGGCGAGGGCCAGCGGCTCCGTGCCAGCCGGCGCGACTCGGACGTGTCGGTGGAGGTGATCAGCGTCAACGGTCGGCGGTACGCCTTCGACCAGGATGCGGAGGCGGGGCCCGACGGCGGCCCGGACCACGGCGACGGCTCCGAGCCGGGCGGCCGCACCCCCGCCCCGCCGCGCGCCCCCGGCTCCGAGGGCGTCCCCACCCCCGGCGGGCCGGACGGCGGGCCGGGCCCCTCCGAGCCCGACCGGCCGATCCCCGGCCCGGGGCGGCTGACGGTGGACGCCCAGCCCAGCGGCGACACCACCCTGATCACGCTGACCGCCTCCGGCGGCTCCGCCGTGCGCTGGTCGGCCTCCGCCAACGCCCCCTGGCTGCGGCTGAGCCAGAGCGCGGGGGAACTGCGGCCCGGCGAGTCCACGACGATCACCGTCTCGGTGGACCACGCCCACGAGCCGGTGGGCCCCTGGAGCGCCCGGATCTCGGTGGCGCCGGCCGGCGCGGTGGTCGTGATCGAGGGCCGTGGCACCGCCCCCGAACCGGAGCCCGAGCCCACTCCGGTGCCCGGCACCCCGGACCCCACGCCCACGCCCACCCCGGGCACCCCGTCCACGGGCGACCCGGGCGAGCCGGTGTCGGCGTCGGGATGA
- the ilvD gene encoding dihydroxy-acid dehydratase — MPELRSRTVTHGRNMAGARALLRAAGVEREDFGKPIIAVANSFTEFVPGHTHLQPVGRIVSDAIKAAGGIPREFNTIAVDDGIAMGHGGMLYSLPSRDLIADSVEYMVEAHCADALICISNCDKITPGMLMAAMRLNIPAVFVSGGPMEAGQATLVDGTVRKLDLINAIVDAVNENVSDEDVLRIEENACPTCGSCSGMFTANSMNCLTEAIGLSLPGNGSTLATHTARRALYENAGRTVVEITQRYYEQGDESVLPRNIATRAAFDNAMALDIAMGGSTNTILHLLAAAQEAELDYDLKDIDAVSRRVPCLAKVAPNVAPGGTYYMEDVHRAGGIPAILGELYRGGLLDEDVHTVHSASLAEWLKTWDVRGGSPSAEAVELWHAAPGCVRSATAFSQSERWESLDVDAENGCIRSVEHAYSKDGGLAVLKGNIAVDGCVVKTAGVDESIWTFEGPAVVCESQEEAVDKILSKVVKEGDVVVIRYEGPRGGPGMQEMLYPTSFLKGRGLGKACALITDGRFSGGTSGLSIGHASPEAASGGAIALVQDGDRIRIDIPNRSIDLLVSDEELAARSEALNGVYAPKARERKVSAALRAYAAMATSADKGAVRDVSKLG; from the coding sequence GTGCCCGAGCTGAGGTCCCGCACCGTCACCCATGGTCGCAACATGGCGGGAGCCCGAGCGCTCCTCCGTGCGGCCGGCGTAGAGCGCGAGGACTTCGGCAAGCCCATCATCGCGGTGGCGAACAGCTTCACGGAGTTCGTGCCGGGCCACACCCACCTCCAGCCGGTCGGCCGGATCGTCTCCGACGCGATCAAGGCGGCGGGGGGCATCCCGCGCGAGTTCAACACCATCGCGGTCGACGACGGCATCGCCATGGGCCACGGCGGCATGCTCTACTCGCTGCCCTCCCGCGACCTGATCGCCGACTCGGTCGAGTACATGGTCGAGGCGCACTGCGCGGACGCGCTGATCTGCATCTCCAACTGCGACAAGATCACCCCGGGGATGCTGATGGCCGCGATGCGGCTGAACATCCCGGCGGTCTTCGTCTCCGGCGGCCCGATGGAGGCCGGCCAGGCGACGCTGGTGGACGGCACCGTCCGCAAGCTGGACCTGATCAACGCGATCGTGGACGCGGTCAACGAGAACGTCTCGGACGAGGACGTGCTGCGCATCGAGGAGAACGCCTGTCCGACCTGCGGGTCGTGTTCCGGGATGTTCACCGCCAACTCGATGAACTGCCTCACCGAGGCGATCGGCCTGTCGCTGCCGGGGAACGGCTCGACGCTGGCGACGCACACGGCCCGCAGGGCGCTGTACGAGAACGCCGGCCGGACGGTCGTGGAGATCACCCAGCGGTACTACGAGCAGGGCGACGAGTCCGTGCTGCCGCGCAACATCGCCACCCGCGCGGCCTTCGACAACGCCATGGCGCTGGACATCGCCATGGGCGGCTCCACCAACACGATCCTGCACCTGCTCGCGGCGGCGCAGGAGGCCGAGCTGGACTACGACCTGAAGGACATCGACGCCGTCTCGCGCCGGGTCCCGTGCCTGGCGAAGGTGGCTCCGAACGTGGCGCCGGGCGGCACGTACTACATGGAGGACGTGCACCGCGCGGGCGGCATCCCGGCCATCCTCGGCGAGCTCTACCGGGGCGGGCTGCTTGACGAGGACGTGCACACGGTCCACTCCGCCTCGCTCGCCGAGTGGCTCAAGACCTGGGACGTCCGCGGCGGCTCCCCGTCCGCCGAGGCCGTGGAGCTGTGGCACGCCGCCCCCGGCTGCGTCCGCTCCGCCACCGCCTTCTCCCAGTCCGAGCGCTGGGAGTCGCTCGACGTCGACGCCGAGAACGGCTGCATCCGCTCCGTCGAGCACGCCTACTCCAAGGATGGCGGCCTCGCGGTCCTCAAGGGCAACATCGCCGTCGACGGCTGCGTGGTGAAGACGGCGGGCGTGGACGAGTCCATCTGGACCTTCGAGGGTCCGGCCGTGGTCTGCGAGTCGCAGGAGGAGGCCGTCGACAAGATCCTCTCGAAGGTGGTCAAGGAGGGCGACGTGGTCGTCATCCGCTACGAGGGCCCGCGCGGTGGCCCCGGCATGCAGGAGATGCTCTACCCGACCTCCTTCCTCAAGGGCCGTGGCCTGGGCAAGGCGTGCGCCCTCATCACCGACGGCCGCTTCTCCGGCGGCACCTCCGGCCTCTCCATCGGCCACGCCTCCCCCGAGGCTGCCTCCGGTGGTGCCATCGCCCTCGTCCAGGACGGCGACCGCATCCGCATCGACATCCCCAACCGCTCCATCGACCTCCTCGTCTCCGACGAGGAACTGGCCGCCCGCAGCGAGGCGCTGAACGGCGTCTACGCGCCGAAGGCGCGCGAGCGCAAGGTCTCGGCGGCCCTCCGCGCCTACGCGGCGATGGCGACAAGCGCCGACAAGGGCGCGGTGCGGGACGTTTCGAAGCTGGGCTGA
- a CDS encoding winged helix-turn-helix domain-containing protein: protein MLEFAPDQPRWRQVADVLRQRIADGTYQPGSRIPSVIQLQSEFGIAGATGQKVHRALRAEGLIYTEPGLGSFVAKR, encoded by the coding sequence GTGCTCGAATTCGCTCCCGACCAGCCACGATGGCGCCAGGTAGCCGACGTGCTCCGACAGCGCATCGCCGACGGCACCTACCAGCCCGGCTCACGGATCCCGTCTGTGATCCAGTTGCAGAGCGAGTTCGGCATCGCCGGAGCGACCGGACAGAAAGTGCACCGAGCGCTGCGGGCGGAGGGGCTGATCTACACGGAGCCCGGCTTGGGCTCCTTCGTCGCGAAGCGGTAG
- a CDS encoding SH3 domain-containing protein, with protein MAMEEAVEESVAAEAVGESVETMAAAESVTYPVAPGHRVNVRRGPSSTSPLVKVLPYDARVPIRCQRRGERVSGPYGTTDVWDNIAPGQFVSDAFVKTGSDGFVAPQCG; from the coding sequence ATGGCCATGGAAGAAGCCGTCGAGGAGTCCGTAGCGGCCGAGGCGGTGGGAGAGTCCGTCGAGACGATGGCCGCCGCCGAGTCCGTCACCTATCCGGTGGCGCCCGGCCACCGGGTCAACGTCCGCCGCGGGCCCAGCAGCACCAGCCCGCTGGTCAAGGTGCTGCCGTACGACGCGCGGGTGCCCATACGCTGCCAGCGCCGCGGCGAGCGGGTCAGCGGCCCGTACGGCACGACGGACGTCTGGGACAACATCGCGCCCGGGCAGTTCGTCTCGGACGCGTTCGTGAAGACCGGGAGCGACGGCTTCGTCGCCCCGCAGTGCGGCTGA
- a CDS encoding serine/threonine-protein kinase, which translates to MPPLRSAGTGPEAEDPGYAGQYRLEARLGSGGMGVVHLARSTSGLRLAVKVVHAEYAADPEFRARFRQEVAAARRVSGAFTAPVVDADPDGERPWMATLYIPGPTLSEHVKRNGPLETDEVLQLAAGLAEALRDIHRAGVVHRDLKPSNVLLAADGPKVIDFGISRPADSDLRTETGKLIGTPPFMAPEQFQRPRQVGPAADVFALGSVLVHAATGSGPFDSESPYIVAYQVVHDEADLAGVPAELTPLVRRCLAKDPDERPTPDALMAALRAVRGPYAPAPRGPAPRVPAQRGPARDGEAGADEPFPGGVGDACGTGPTGGDAGSADTHIRAAGPGSGSRNSGDSGQGPEDPERSQGSGGGRRSLPTRLRGRRGWIAAGLAVTVVFGAGTLWSLHRLDELRSDPHRPPAKTAKAWHPWETTLGADPQPGREGGGQSAAGGHSPRGAGTAASGRAAYCGYARGALYCAGPGVRAARLNPADGDQVWSLPGARRDRDDGAPTPPVFSGGLVQVLSPDGTRLEAFDPDARAAQRSRWSRNVSAYAGRVYRAGDTTLLVSADGTVTAIDAADNSRRWRHRIAGHTLPVFFSDARGRVAYAVTATPDGSRTLVTALDPVLGTVHWQHGLPGNLTPVGTGPEGVVLFTEVDAQTRTTAVVRFDPVPTEARRVPLPTPVTTVSATSRGDTVFLLGADGGLVALGTGATGGSGKQLWRLETSVGNASPLVAAGDDRLYFSAADGRLLAVDTDRGELMGETPTRTGKADSGYLDTLPAPVVADGKVFGSAPDGTVFAVDERAPSQW; encoded by the coding sequence ATGCCGCCGCTGCGCAGTGCCGGGACGGGCCCGGAAGCGGAGGACCCGGGGTATGCCGGGCAATACCGCCTGGAGGCGCGCCTGGGCTCGGGCGGCATGGGCGTCGTACACCTGGCCCGCTCGACCTCCGGACTGCGGCTCGCGGTGAAGGTGGTGCACGCGGAGTACGCCGCCGACCCGGAGTTCAGGGCGCGCTTCCGACAGGAGGTGGCGGCCGCGCGGCGGGTCAGCGGCGCTTTCACGGCACCCGTGGTGGACGCCGACCCGGACGGCGAGCGGCCCTGGATGGCCACCCTCTACATCCCCGGCCCGACCCTCTCCGAGCACGTCAAGCGGAACGGTCCGCTGGAGACGGACGAGGTGCTTCAGTTGGCGGCCGGGCTCGCGGAGGCGCTGCGCGACATTCATCGCGCCGGCGTGGTGCACCGCGATCTGAAGCCCAGCAACGTGTTGCTCGCCGCGGACGGGCCCAAGGTCATCGACTTCGGCATCTCGCGCCCCGCCGACAGCGATCTGCGGACCGAGACCGGCAAGTTGATCGGCACGCCCCCCTTCATGGCGCCCGAGCAGTTCCAGCGGCCGCGTCAGGTGGGGCCGGCGGCGGACGTGTTCGCACTCGGCTCGGTGCTGGTGCACGCGGCCACCGGAAGCGGCCCCTTCGACTCCGAAAGCCCGTACATCGTGGCCTACCAGGTGGTGCACGACGAGGCGGACCTGGCCGGGGTGCCGGCCGAGCTGACGCCGCTGGTCCGCCGCTGCCTGGCCAAAGACCCCGACGAACGCCCCACGCCCGACGCCCTGATGGCGGCCCTGCGCGCGGTCCGCGGTCCGTACGCGCCCGCCCCGCGCGGTCCGGCGCCCCGCGTCCCGGCCCAACGCGGCCCCGCGCGGGACGGCGAGGCCGGGGCGGACGAACCGTTCCCGGGTGGCGTCGGCGACGCCTGCGGGACGGGCCCGACGGGCGGCGACGCGGGCTCCGCCGACACCCACATACGGGCCGCCGGGCCCGGATCCGGCAGCCGGAACTCCGGCGACAGCGGTCAGGGACCTGAGGACCCCGAGCGCTCGCAGGGCTCCGGTGGCGGCCGGCGCTCGCTGCCGACCCGCCTGCGGGGCCGGCGCGGCTGGATCGCGGCCGGTCTCGCGGTCACCGTCGTCTTCGGCGCCGGCACCCTCTGGTCGCTCCACCGGCTCGACGAACTGCGCTCCGACCCGCACCGGCCGCCCGCCAAGACCGCCAAGGCGTGGCACCCCTGGGAGACCACCCTCGGCGCCGACCCGCAGCCGGGCCGGGAAGGCGGCGGTCAGTCGGCGGCCGGCGGCCACTCGCCGCGGGGGGCCGGCACCGCGGCGAGTGGGCGGGCCGCCTACTGCGGCTACGCGCGGGGCGCGCTGTACTGCGCGGGCCCCGGCGTACGGGCCGCGCGGCTGAACCCGGCCGACGGCGACCAGGTGTGGTCGCTGCCCGGTGCCCGGCGCGACCGGGACGACGGCGCGCCCACACCGCCGGTGTTCTCCGGCGGGCTGGTCCAGGTGCTGTCTCCGGACGGCACCCGGCTGGAGGCGTTCGACCCCGACGCCCGCGCGGCGCAACGCTCCCGCTGGAGCCGGAACGTGTCCGCGTACGCCGGCCGTGTCTACCGCGCCGGCGACACCACGCTGCTGGTCTCCGCCGACGGCACGGTCACCGCGATCGACGCGGCGGACAACAGCCGGCGTTGGCGGCACCGGATCGCCGGCCACACACTGCCCGTCTTCTTCTCCGACGCCCGGGGCCGCGTCGCGTACGCCGTCACCGCGACCCCCGACGGCTCGCGCACCCTGGTCACCGCGCTGGATCCGGTGCTCGGCACCGTCCACTGGCAGCACGGGCTGCCCGGCAATCTGACCCCGGTGGGCACCGGCCCCGAGGGCGTGGTGCTGTTCACCGAGGTCGACGCCCAGACACGCACCACGGCCGTGGTCCGCTTCGACCCCGTGCCGACCGAGGCCCGTCGGGTGCCGCTGCCGACCCCGGTGACCACGGTCAGCGCCACCAGCCGCGGCGACACGGTCTTCCTTTTGGGCGCCGACGGCGGCCTGGTGGCCCTGGGCACCGGTGCCACGGGCGGCTCGGGCAAGCAGCTGTGGCGCCTGGAGACCTCGGTGGGCAACGCGTCCCCGCTGGTCGCGGCCGGGGACGACCGGCTGTACTTCTCCGCCGCGGACGGGCGACTGCTGGCCGTGGACACCGACCGCGGCGAGCTGATGGGCGAGACCCCGACCCGCACCGGCAAGGCCGACAGCGGCTATCTCGACACGCTGCCCGCGCCGGTGGTCGCGGACGGCAAGGTCTTCGGCTCCGCGCCCGACGGCACGGTCTTCGCCGTCGACGAGCGGGCGCCGTCGCAGTGGTAG
- a CDS encoding Ppx/GppA phosphatase family protein: protein MRLGVLDVGSNTVHFLVVDAHPGARPLPAHSHKVPLRLAELLDDAGAISPDGVERLISAVRDALQAAEDKGVEDLLPFATSAVREATNADEVLARVTAETGVELTVLSGEEEARLTFLAARRWFGWSAGRLLVLDIGGGSLEIAYGLDEEPDAAASLPLGAGRLTAGWLPADPPEPTDVRALRRHVRAQIARIVGDFNRLGTPDHVVATSKTFKQLARIAGAARSTEGLYTPRRLSRKALEEWVPKLAVMPTIQRGELPGVSEGRAHQLLAGALVAEGAMDLFGVEELEICPWALREGVILRRLDHLPTATEPAA, encoded by the coding sequence ATGAGACTCGGTGTCCTTGATGTGGGTTCGAACACGGTTCACTTCCTGGTGGTGGACGCGCACCCGGGCGCGCGCCCGCTGCCGGCCCACTCCCACAAGGTGCCGCTGCGGCTGGCGGAGCTGCTGGACGACGCCGGCGCCATCAGCCCGGACGGCGTCGAGCGGCTGATCTCCGCCGTGCGGGACGCGCTCCAGGCGGCCGAGGACAAGGGCGTCGAGGACCTGCTGCCGTTCGCGACCTCCGCCGTGCGCGAGGCCACCAACGCCGATGAGGTGCTCGCCCGGGTGACGGCGGAGACCGGCGTCGAGCTGACCGTGCTCTCCGGCGAGGAGGAGGCCCGGCTCACCTTCCTGGCCGCCCGCCGCTGGTTCGGCTGGTCGGCCGGGCGGCTGCTGGTCCTGGACATCGGCGGCGGCTCGCTGGAGATCGCCTACGGGCTGGACGAGGAGCCCGACGCGGCTGCCTCCCTGCCGCTGGGCGCGGGCCGGCTGACCGCCGGCTGGCTGCCCGCCGACCCGCCGGAGCCGACCGACGTGCGCGCCCTGCGGCGGCATGTCCGGGCGCAGATCGCCCGGATCGTCGGCGACTTCAACCGGCTCGGCACCCCGGACCACGTCGTCGCCACCTCCAAGACCTTCAAGCAGCTCGCCCGCATCGCGGGCGCCGCCCGCTCCACCGAGGGGCTGTACACGCCGCGCAGGCTGAGCCGCAAGGCGCTGGAGGAGTGGGTGCCCAAGCTGGCCGTCATGCCGACGATCCAGCGCGGCGAGCTGCCCGGGGTCTCCGAGGGCCGGGCGCACCAGTTGCTCGCCGGGGCGCTGGTGGCCGAGGGCGCGATGGACCTCTTCGGGGTCGAGGAGCTGGAGATCTGCCCCTGGGCGCTGCGCGAGGGCGTGATCCTGCGGCGCCTGGACCACCTGCCGACGGCGACGGAACCGGCGGCGTAA
- a CDS encoding XRE family transcriptional regulator, whose product MPWPTVRHRPKSRDDEVLRSYPYRSACPSTAWADLIDNATRELYFGGYTSYFLWTQVPALPETLRRKADSGCRIRFLLGDPDGAVTRQREEIEDVALAVSTRIRTTLEQLARIEDVDGVEARFSAPADAINHVSLSVFRFDDEALVTPHLARLAGHDSPLIHLRRHGDGGVFSRFVEHGEELWSRGVPMTGAPHARAHNSGQSEPP is encoded by the coding sequence ATGCCATGGCCGACTGTCAGGCACCGACCGAAGTCCCGGGACGACGAGGTTTTACGCAGTTACCCGTACAGGTCCGCATGCCCATCCACCGCCTGGGCCGACCTCATCGACAACGCAACGCGTGAGCTGTACTTCGGCGGCTACACGTCCTACTTCCTGTGGACCCAGGTCCCGGCCCTTCCCGAAACCCTGCGCCGCAAGGCGGACAGCGGCTGCCGGATTCGCTTCCTACTGGGCGATCCCGACGGCGCGGTGACACGTCAACGGGAAGAGATCGAGGACGTCGCCCTGGCGGTCTCCACACGCATCAGGACAACGCTGGAACAGTTGGCCAGGATCGAGGACGTGGACGGCGTCGAGGCCCGCTTCTCCGCCCCCGCCGACGCCATCAACCACGTCTCGCTGTCCGTCTTCCGCTTCGACGACGAAGCCCTGGTCACCCCCCACCTGGCACGCCTCGCGGGACACGACTCTCCCCTGATACACCTACGACGCCACGGCGATGGCGGTGTCTTCTCCCGCTTTGTCGAACACGGCGAGGAGCTGTGGTCCCGGGGCGTCCCCATGACGGGGGCACCGCATGCGCGCGCCCACAACAGCGGCCAGAGTGAGCCCCCGTGA